A window of Solea solea chromosome 18, fSolSol10.1, whole genome shotgun sequence contains these coding sequences:
- the LOC131445365 gene encoding protein delta homolog 1, with amino-acid sequence MHLTALALILLVTGIAKGWECSSRCSTENGFCEKPGKCRCKPGWQGDNCDQCLPFPGCLHGTCEKAWQCVCEEGWVGSLCDQEIRQCSSRPCAVNATCIETGEGGYLCICPHGYAGENCHLKKGACHTNGSHCQNGGTCTDASGSAAYASCLCPPGFSGDFCELSVDSCQPNPCLNGGNCTNHGLAFACACARGFTGFTCNNTTSFSPCAGQPCANGSTCVGQPDGAFRCVCQKWFTGPTCSLHHRPRSRPKPGGARPADHRVFALTPQHYSLPAHAFHRLLRPPDRDLLKITLKETVHSSGVLVTQGQLVCFGILALLTCMVILGTTGIVFFGRCETWLANAKYSQLVRQQREHLLREAGGAHQEEPEHSVNIILPEKIRLTSFGRHYTSI; translated from the exons GTGCAAACCAGGATGGCAAGGAGATAACTGTGACCAGTGTCTACCCTTCCCTGGCTGTCTGCACGGCACATGTGAGAAGGCATGGCAGTGTGTCTGCGAGGAGGGCTGGGTGGGAAGCCTGTGTGACCAAG AAATCCGCCAGTGCTCTTCCAGGCCTTGTGCTGTTAATGCCACCTGCATAGAGACAGGAGAGGGGGGATACCTGTGCATCTGTCCCCATGGCTACGCTGGAGAAAACTGCCACCTGAAGAAAGGAGCCTGCCACACAAACGG CTCTCATTGTCAGAATGGCGGAACGTGTACAGATGCCAGCGGATCAGCAGCTTACGCGTCCTGTTTGTGTCCCCCCGGCTTTTCTGGAGACTTTTGTGAGCTCAGCGTCGACAGCTGCCAGCCGAACCCATGCCTCAACGGTGGCAACTGTACAAACCACGGTCTGGCCTTTGCGTGCGCGTGTGCGCGCGGCTTCACCGGATTCACTTGTAACAACACCACCAGCTTCTCGCCCTGTGCCGGCCAGCCCTGTGCCAACGGCAGCACGTGCGTCGGTCAGCCCGACGGAGCGTTCCGGTGTGTTTGCCAGAAGTGGTTTACAGGCCCCACGTGTTCCCTGCACCACAGGCCGAGGAGCAGGCCAAAGCCGGGCGGCGCCAGGCCCGCGGACCACCGCGTGTTTGCGCTGACGCCGCAGCATTACTCGCTGCCGGCTCACGCCTTCCACAGGCTGCTCCGACCGCCCGACAGAGACCTGCTGAAGATCACGCTCAAGGAGACCGTCCACTCCTCCGGAGTCCTCGTCACTCAGGGTCAGCTCGTCTGCTTTGGCATACTGGCCCTGCTCACCTGCATGGTCATCCTGGGCACCACAGGCATTGTGTTTTTTGGCCGCTGTGAGACGTGGCTGGCTAATGCCAAGTACAGCCAGCTGGTCAGGCAGCAAAGGGAGCACCTGCTGAGAGAAGCTGGAGGCGCTCACCAGGAAGAGCCGGAACACTCTGTAAACATCATTCTGCCAGAGAAGATTAGACTCACCAGCTTTGGGAGGCACTACACCTCCATTTGA